Proteins from one Candidatus Paceibacterota bacterium genomic window:
- the galT gene encoding galactose-1-phosphate uridylyltransferase has translation MNEQNKNENKTSSILRKDLVSGTWVVFSTRRRERPDFSKNKEAETETPEQLSKCPFCAQNVSSQEKDTLIYANEAGDWSLKVFPNKFPAFSSEIKDVNKREIGPFEIMDGVGYHEVLVTKDHYKDIADMEIMQIAEIMDAFQDRYIDLMNKRHIKYISVFKNYGRSAGASVRHPHCQIIAMPVIDPDVYRSLVGSESYYMAHRECVHCVMIEWEKENKERVIYENEEFIVVCPFVSRVSFETRIYPKKHLSYFERITDAQKIKLADAMKHCLGKLKKNLGDPPYNMFLHTSPCDGRAYDHYHWHFEIFPKTNTWAGLELSTGIEVCSVLPEEAAKILKE, from the coding sequence ATGAACGAGCAAAATAAAAACGAAAATAAAACAAGTTCGATACTGAGAAAGGATCTTGTGAGTGGTACGTGGGTGGTGTTCTCGACGAGAAGAAGGGAAAGGCCTGACTTTTCAAAGAATAAGGAAGCCGAAACGGAGACTCCGGAACAGCTGAGCAAATGTCCGTTCTGCGCTCAGAATGTTTCTTCACAGGAAAAAGATACATTGATCTATGCGAACGAAGCCGGCGATTGGAGCCTGAAAGTGTTTCCGAACAAGTTTCCCGCGTTCTCATCCGAGATCAAAGATGTGAACAAAAGGGAGATCGGCCCGTTTGAAATTATGGACGGAGTGGGATATCATGAAGTTCTGGTTACGAAGGATCACTACAAGGACATTGCTGATATGGAAATAATGCAGATCGCTGAAATAATGGATGCATTCCAGGACAGATATATAGATCTTATGAACAAGCGGCATATAAAATATATTTCCGTGTTCAAGAATTATGGAAGGAGTGCAGGGGCATCGGTCAGACATCCTCATTGTCAGATCATTGCCATGCCTGTGATTGATCCTGATGTGTATAGGAGCTTGGTGGGCAGCGAAAGCTATTATATGGCGCATCGTGAATGCGTGCATTGCGTCATGATCGAGTGGGAGAAAGAGAATAAGGAAAGGGTGATATATGAAAACGAAGAATTCATTGTTGTGTGTCCGTTTGTTTCAAGGGTATCATTTGAAACGAGGATATATCCCAAAAAGCATCTGTCATATTTTGAGAGGATCACAGATGCTCAAAAGATAAAGCTTGCAGATGCCATGAAGCATTGTCTTGGCAAACTTAAGAAAAATCTCGGAGATCCTCCATATAATATGTTCCTGCACACCTCGCCCTGCGACGGGCGCGCCTATGATCATTATCACTGGCATTTTGAAATATTCCCCAAAACAAACACCTGGGCCGGACTTGAGCTTAGCACTGGAATAGAGGTGTGTTCCGTGCTTCCAGAAGAAGCGGCGAAGATATTGAAAGAGTAG